The Podospora pseudocomata strain CBS 415.72m chromosome 3, whole genome shotgun sequence genome window below encodes:
- a CDS encoding hypothetical protein (CAZy:GH5; COG:G; EggNog:ENOG503NZHB), whose product MVLAKSFVLSLLALTAAAAPSGPGGKGPHKGKTPKGFVTVQDGKFKLDGKDFYFAGSNAYYFPFNGDQSDVEKGLTAAKKAGLTVFRTWGFNDKNSTYIPGGLPQYGGEGAGPSEVVFQWFHPNGTSTINVAGFDKVVKAADKVGTKLLVALTNNWADYGGMDVYTVNLGGKYHDDFYTVPKIKNAYKRYVREMVLRYKDSPTIFGWELANEPRCGADGTRNLPRSPNCNPAVMGAWVKEMSAYIKSLDPHHLVTWGGEGEFNLPQGSDDWAYAGGNGGDFDHEIAIDTIDFGVFHSYPDWWSKTVEWTQQWIRDHAAAGRKAKKPVVHEEYGWMTPEARLEYLGKTHNSTRLEVIGSWQKIEVEEKLAGTMYWQFGYGGYSYGRNHNDGFTIYLEDPEAKELVYGHAKAMDKLNKKKGGR is encoded by the exons ATGGTCCTCGCCAAGTCCTTCGTCCTCAGCTTACTGGCCCTtaccgctgccgccgcccccaGCGGCCCAGGTGGAAAGGGTCCTCACAAGGGCAAGACGCCCAAGGGTTTTGTTACCGTGCAAGACGGAAAGTTCAAGCTCGACGGCAAGGACTTTTACTTTGCCGGTAGCAATGCGTACTACTTCCCCTTTAATGGC GACCAATCCGATGTCGAAAAGGGGTTGACCGCCGCCAAGAAGGCAGGTCTCACCGTCTTCCGCACCTGGGGATTCAACGACAAGAACAGCACATATATCCCGGGTGGTCTTCCACAGTatggtggtgaaggcgcTGGGCCTTCCGAGGTGGTCTTCCAGTGGTTCCACCCCaacggcacctccaccatcaacgTGGCCGGCTTCGACAAGGTTGTCAAGGCCGCTGACAAGGTCGGAACCAAGCTGTTGGTTGCCCTGACAAACAACTGGGCGGATTACGGAGGCATGGACGTCTACACTGTCAACCTGGGTGGAAAGTATCACGATGAT TTCTACACAGTtcccaagatcaagaacgCCTACAAACGCTACGTCAGGGAGATGGTCCTTCGCTACAAGgactcccccaccatctttGGCTGGGAGCTCGCCAACGAGCCTCGTTGCGGTGCTGACGGCACTCGCAACCTTCCTCGTAGCCCGAACTGCAACCCGGCCGTCATGGGCGCTTGGGTCAAGGAGATGAGCGCCTACATCAAGTCGCTCgatccccaccatctcgtcacctggggcggagagggtgaaTTCAACCTGCCCCAGGGTTCTGATGACTGGGCCTACGCTGGCGGGAACGGCGGTGACTTTGACCACGAGATCGCCATCGACACAATTGACTTCGGTGTGTTCCATTCGTACCCGGACTGGTGGTCAAAGACTGTGGAATGGACACAGCAGTGGATCCGGGACCACGCCGCGGCTGGTcgcaaggccaagaagcctGTTGTCCACGAGGAGTACGGCTGGATGACGCCCGAGGCCAGACTCGAGTACCTCGGAAAGACACACAACTCTACCCGTCTGGAGGTAATTGGCAGCTGGCAAAAgatcgaggtggaggagaagctggcggGAACCATGTACTGGCAGTTTGGGTACGGTGGTTACTCATATGGGCGCAACCACAATGACGGCTTCACCATTTATTTGGAGGAccccgaggccaaggagctgGTGTATGGTCATGCCAAGGCTATggacaagctcaacaagaagaagggtggtAGATAG